AAAATTACATTCAATTAGGTTACTATCGTATGAATCGTTTAGACTACAACGCAGATATGGTGGCAAGATATCGTAAACAGATTCTTGACTATGTAACACCAGCGGCAGGTCGCTTATTTGAAAAGCAGAGAAAGCGTATTGGCTATGATAAGCTTGCTTACTATGACTTAGGTTTCTCCTTTAAGTCAGGCAATGCAAAGCCACATGGTACAGCAGAAGAATTAGTAGAGTATGCAGTGAAGATGTATCATGAGATGTCACCTGAAACTGGCAAGTTCATTGATGTAATGAACTCAAATCAGTTATGGGATCTCGTAAGCCGTCCAAATAAGCAGATGGGTGGATATGAAACTGAAATTTATGAGTATGATGTACCATTTATCTTTAGCAATTTTAATGGAACATCTGGCGACGTTGATGTCTTAACTCACGAAGCAGGACACGCTTTCCAAGCATACTTATCTGATCAGATTGAATTAATTGATGTAAAATGTCCAACAATGGAATCTGCAGAAATCGACTCCATGTCTATGGAATTCTTTGCGTATCCTTGGATGGAGTTATTCTTTAAGGAAGAAACAGAGAAGTATAAGTTCTCTCATATGGCTGGTACAATTACATTCTTGCCATACGGTGCATTAGTGGATCATTACCAACATGAAGTATATGAACATCCAGAGATGACACCAGCAGAGCGTAAGGCATGCTGGAGAAGATTAGAAAAGATGTATATGCCTTATAAGGATTATGAAGATTGCGATATCTTGGAAGAAGGTACATGGTGGTACCAACAGGGTCATATTTTCGAAAGCCCATTCTACTATATTGACTATACATTAGCACAAGTATGTGCTCAGCAGTTCTATATTCGTATGGATAAGAAGGATCCTACATACTGGGAAGACTATAAGAAGTTGTGCAGACTTGGTGGTACATTATCCTTTACAAAGCTTGTAAAGGAAGTGGGTATTCGTGTTCCATTTGAAGAAGGAACAGTGAAGGAAATTATTACTTACCTAGAAAATCATCTCAATAGTATTGATGATACAGCGTTATAGCTAAACGAAAAGGACTTGCATGCATGCAAGCCCTTTTATTAAGCGTTTAATAAATAAAACCCACATGTAACATAGGGGTTTTGTAATAATAAGTCATAGCGCCACTTCATGTTCATGAAGGAGTGATATAGATATTCTCTATATCCCCACGAGATAAACTTGCCAGTTTATACGTTCGGCGACAGTTACCTTTCGTACATATCATCGCTTGCTAGTTCCATACAGTACTCTTTTGCGTTGCTACCTCTATTCGGTTTTTACGTTAAATATACTCTTACATTTGAAATTGAATGTCAAGTTATTTATTTGAATTTTCCCATTCTTCGCCTTTGACCCAGAGTTTGATTTGTTCTTGGTTGGATAAGGAAGTTAGGAAGTTCTTTTTTGCAAATGGATATGTTTGATATATATTTGCTAGTAATTCTTTTGTATCTTGACGCTTTGTAAAGCCATCATTAGGACAAGTACTCTTTACAACAGGTAACTGTTCGTGTCTAACAGTATTTTTGATTTCATCCTCATAGACATACACAAACGGACGGATGAAACCCATACCAGTATTCTTGAGATACATTGCAGGTGTGAAGGTTGAGATACGTCCTCCATAGATCATGTTCATAAACAAGGTTTCAATTGCGTCATCAGCGTGATGTGCAAAGGCTGTCTTATTACAGTTATATTCTTGTGCTGCTTTGACGATCGCTCCTTTTTTAAGGGTTGAGCAGAGTGAACATTGGATGTTTCCGTTTTTCTTGCTAGGGTGCAACTGTAAAATATCATAGAGTTTTGTAGGATAGTCGATATATTCGATATTATGTTTCTTCATAAACTTACGTACTTCTGTAAAGTCCATATCAGAAAAGCCCATCTCAAGATGAATTCCAATAACAGAGAATTCTTTTCCACTTATGCGTTTTGCGGCTTTTTGGTAAATGGATAGTGCATATAGTAGTAGGATGCTATCTTTACCACCTGAGACGCCGACACAAATACGGTCTCCATTTTGGATTAAGTTATAATCTGTATCTGCTTTATAGATAGCACCTATAATCTTTTTTAGTGACATAATATACGCTCCTCAAACTTTGCTATTATATCATGATGTTGCTATAATATTAACGCTATATGGATGCAGTGATACTACTAAATAAACCGGCGGGAATGACGTCGTTTGATGCCGTTGCTAAATGCCGTAAGATATTTCATGAACGTAAGATTGGTCATACAGGGACACTAGACCCTGAAGCTTCTGGGCTGATGATTATTTTGCTTGGTAAATATACCAAGCTTTTACCGTATTGTGTAAAGAATCATAAAGCATACCAAGCTACATTAAAATTTGGTGAGATGACAGATACTGAGGATGTTTGGGGTACAGTTGTTCAAACAAAGACTCCAACGATTCACACGGAAGAAGAAATCGCAAAGGCAGTTCAATCACTGACAGGCGATATCTTACAAGTACCACCAATGTATTCGGCACTCAAAAAAGATGGTAAGAAACTATATGAATATGCTCGTCAAGGGATTGAGATTGAGCGTGAAGCTAGACCTGTACACATCTCTTCGTTAAAAGTAGAGAAGATTGATGAATTAAACTATCGTATGAATGCAGTGGTATCTTCAGGTACATATATTCGTACATTGATTGCGGACTTTGGAAAACAATTAGATGAGCTTGCTATCATGGCATCTCTAGTTCGTACTAAGATAGAACATCTTTCTATTGAAGAAGCTTGTACGTTTGAAGGTTTAGAATCTGGTAAGGCATTCTTATCACCAATACAGGTGATTGACCCAACATATAAGATTGTTGAAACGGATCGTGTAGCGGATATTAAGAATGGTAAGCGTATCAAATTAGATATCACTGATCCACAAGTGATCTTTACATCGAATGGTGAGTTGTTAGCGGCTTATGCATTACAAGAAGATGGATTGTATCATTGTTTAAGAGGTTTATTTTAATGCGTGTAATCAATATCGGAGCTCATACAGTACAAAAGTATCATAATCCAATGTGTGCTTGCATTGGATATTTTGATGGCATGCACTTAGGTCATCAGGCTCTAGTAAAGGCGACAGTGGCACTGGCAGAGAAACATAACTGTGAATCTGCACTGATTACCTTTGAACCTGATCCATGGGTAACAATCAAAGGATTAAAAGATGTAAAACATATTACTACAATGCGACAAAGAATTAATCGTGCTGTTGAGTTAGGAATTCAGAATATTATCATCTTAGATTTTGATAAAGAGATGAGTGAGCTTTCGCCAGCTGACTTTATTCATAAGACGCTTGCTAAGTTAAATTTAAAAGGCATTGTTTGTGGCTTTGACTTTCACTATGGATTACA
This genomic window from Solobacterium moorei contains:
- a CDS encoding M3 family oligoendopeptidase: MTKFNDMKYTRPNFEETKAKMEELVSEMKQAKDAATFLDAFWRMNKLRRHLYTMITLVNIRHSINTADEFYDAENNYWDETGPQYSVIENELVKAVLEAPFREELLKEIPETYFQLSECSLKSFDPRIVPLMIEENKLTSEYGKLKASAKIEFDGEVLNLSEISAKVDTPDREVRRKAYEAKMAWFKEHSAEFDEIYDKLVKVRHQMAKELGYENYIQLGYYRMNRLDYNADMVARYRKQILDYVTPAAGRLFEKQRKRIGYDKLAYYDLGFSFKSGNAKPHGTAEELVEYAVKMYHEMSPETGKFIDVMNSNQLWDLVSRPNKQMGGYETEIYEYDVPFIFSNFNGTSGDVDVLTHEAGHAFQAYLSDQIELIDVKCPTMESAEIDSMSMEFFAYPWMELFFKEETEKYKFSHMAGTITFLPYGALVDHYQHEVYEHPEMTPAERKACWRRLEKMYMPYKDYEDCDILEEGTWWYQQGHIFESPFYYIDYTLAQVCAQQFYIRMDKKDPTYWEDYKKLCRLGGTLSFTKLVKEVGIRVPFEEGTVKEIITYLENHLNSIDDTAL
- a CDS encoding tRNA 2-thiocytidine biosynthesis TtcA family protein, encoding MSLKKIIGAIYKADTDYNLIQNGDRICVGVSGGKDSILLLYALSIYQKAAKRISGKEFSVIGIHLEMGFSDMDFTEVRKFMKKHNIEYIDYPTKLYDILQLHPSKKNGNIQCSLCSTLKKGAIVKAAQEYNCNKTAFAHHADDAIETLFMNMIYGGRISTFTPAMYLKNTGMGFIRPFVYVYEDEIKNTVRHEQLPVVKSTCPNDGFTKRQDTKELLANIYQTYPFAKKNFLTSLSNQEQIKLWVKGEEWENSNK
- the truB gene encoding tRNA pseudouridine(55) synthase TruB; translated protein: MDAVILLNKPAGMTSFDAVAKCRKIFHERKIGHTGTLDPEASGLMIILLGKYTKLLPYCVKNHKAYQATLKFGEMTDTEDVWGTVVQTKTPTIHTEEEIAKAVQSLTGDILQVPPMYSALKKDGKKLYEYARQGIEIEREARPVHISSLKVEKIDELNYRMNAVVSSGTYIRTLIADFGKQLDELAIMASLVRTKIEHLSIEEACTFEGLESGKAFLSPIQVIDPTYKIVETDRVADIKNGKRIKLDITDPQVIFTSNGELLAAYALQEDGLYHCLRGLF